One part of the Terrimicrobium sacchariphilum genome encodes these proteins:
- a CDS encoding ABC transporter permease, with the protein MNGFSIHRFFAIIRKEFIQMRRDRLTFAMMFGIPIIQLILFGYAINTDPKHLPMAILSTDNSQFVRSFAHALEQSQYFTVVDQFEHEDEARQALARGDVQFVLSLPSDFSQRLVRGERPPMLMEVDATDPSAVSSAVQVVNEVARTAFDRDLEGPLQKFTAQPGPAELRIHLMYNPDRLTQYNIVPGLMGVVLTMTMVVITALAVTRERERGTMESLLATPAVPIEVMTGKIIPYIVVGYVQVTVILLAARVLFQVPMVGNLGLLYLGALCFIAATLAVGITISTLATNQLQAMQMSFFFFLPSLLLSGFMFPFRGMPEWAQTLGQMLPLTHFLRVLRGILLKGNGFADIWPDLWPILAFGVVVMAFGAMRYRRTLD; encoded by the coding sequence ATGAACGGATTCAGCATCCACCGGTTCTTTGCCATCATTCGCAAGGAGTTCATCCAGATGCGGAGGGACCGGCTGACGTTTGCCATGATGTTCGGCATCCCGATCATCCAGCTGATCCTTTTCGGATACGCGATCAACACGGACCCGAAGCACCTGCCGATGGCGATTCTGTCGACGGACAACAGCCAGTTTGTCCGGTCCTTCGCCCACGCGCTGGAGCAGAGTCAATACTTCACGGTGGTCGACCAGTTCGAGCATGAGGACGAGGCGCGGCAGGCGCTGGCGCGCGGCGATGTGCAGTTCGTGCTCAGCCTGCCGAGCGATTTCTCGCAGCGGCTGGTGCGGGGCGAAAGGCCTCCGATGCTGATGGAGGTGGACGCGACGGACCCGTCGGCGGTGAGCTCCGCCGTGCAGGTGGTAAACGAGGTGGCGCGCACGGCCTTTGACCGCGACCTGGAGGGGCCGCTGCAGAAGTTCACCGCCCAGCCCGGGCCTGCGGAATTGCGGATTCACCTGATGTACAATCCCGACCGCCTCACGCAATACAACATCGTGCCTGGCCTGATGGGCGTGGTGCTTACGATGACGATGGTGGTCATCACGGCGCTGGCGGTGACGCGCGAACGCGAGCGGGGCACGATGGAAAGCCTGCTGGCCACGCCCGCTGTGCCGATCGAGGTGATGACGGGAAAGATCATTCCCTACATCGTCGTGGGTTATGTGCAGGTGACGGTGATCCTGCTGGCGGCGCGGGTGTTGTTCCAGGTGCCGATGGTGGGAAATCTCGGGCTGCTTTATCTCGGCGCGCTGTGCTTCATCGCGGCCACGCTGGCGGTTGGTATTACCATCTCCACCCTGGCGACGAACCAGCTTCAGGCCATGCAGATGTCGTTTTTCTTCTTCCTGCCCTCGCTGCTGCTCTCGGGTTTCATGTTTCCCTTCCGGGGTATGCCGGAGTGGGCGCAGACGCTGGGCCAGATGCTGCCGCTCACGCACTTCCTCCGCGTGCTGCGCGGCATCCTGCTCAAGGGCAACGGCTTTGCTGATATCTGGCCCGACTTGTGGCCGATCCTCGCCTTCGGCGTCGTGGTGATGGCCTTTGGCGCGATGCGGTACCGGCGGACGCTCGACTGA
- a CDS encoding ABC transporter ATP-binding protein, producing the protein MTEELAIDVEGITKSFDGRVVVDNLAMQVRRGEIYGFLGPNGSGKTTFLRMLCGLLQPDSGSGTCLGCDVLTESDQIKRRVGYMTQRFSLYEDLTIAENLRFVADIYQIKNAREAVERTVTSMGLEGRGSQLAGTLSGGWKQRLALAACLIHQPELLLLDEPTAGVDPKARRDFWEEIHRLSADGLTVLVTTHYMDEAERCHRLAYIAYGKLLAMGTLRDVLASAGLATWEVSGPELGALSKELHGREGVEQVTAFGNKLHVSGRDEAALERGIAALRASNRQTWRRIEPGLEDAFIGLMQTSEDNFR; encoded by the coding sequence GTGACGGAGGAACTCGCAATCGATGTCGAGGGTATTACCAAGTCCTTCGACGGCCGCGTGGTGGTGGACAACCTCGCCATGCAGGTGCGGCGCGGGGAGATTTACGGCTTCCTCGGGCCGAATGGCAGCGGCAAGACGACTTTCCTGCGCATGCTCTGCGGGCTGTTGCAGCCGGACTCCGGCAGCGGCACGTGCCTGGGCTGCGACGTGTTGACGGAGAGCGACCAGATCAAGCGCCGCGTCGGCTACATGACACAGCGCTTCAGCCTCTACGAGGACCTGACCATCGCGGAGAACCTGCGCTTTGTCGCCGACATCTATCAGATCAAAAACGCCCGCGAGGCGGTCGAGCGCACGGTGACCTCGATGGGTCTCGAAGGGCGCGGCAGCCAGCTGGCCGGGACACTTTCCGGCGGGTGGAAGCAGCGGCTGGCGCTGGCGGCGTGCCTCATTCATCAACCCGAGCTGCTGCTCCTCGACGAGCCGACGGCGGGCGTGGACCCCAAGGCGCGGCGTGATTTCTGGGAGGAGATTCACCGCCTTTCCGCCGACGGGCTGACCGTGCTTGTGACGACGCACTACATGGACGAGGCCGAGCGCTGTCACCGGCTCGCCTACATCGCCTACGGCAAGCTGCTGGCGATGGGCACGCTCCGCGACGTGCTGGCCTCGGCGGGGCTGGCGACCTGGGAGGTCTCCGGGCCGGAGCTCGGTGCGCTGTCGAAGGAACTGCACGGACGCGAGGGCGTCGAGCAGGTCACGGCCTTTGGCAACAAGCTGCACGTAAGCGGTCGCGACGAGGCGGCGCTGGAGCGCGGCATCGCGGCGCTGCGGGCAAGCAACCGCCAGACCTGGCGGCGGATCGAGCCGGGGCTGGAGGATGCGTTCATCGGACTCATGCAAACCTCGGAGGATAATTTCCGATGA
- a CDS encoding HlyD family secretion protein, whose translation MKKKKPATVLRPLILVLLIGGGAAYWLTHNRDKTNEHLSGYAEGEMVYVSSPIAGQLQDLKVQRGDQSQAGAELFGLEREEEREAMQQAEASLRESQTRLSKAKLDYDRAKSLRDKRVIASEDYDAAEQGYLAAQHNVNAYERGLAQANWRFSQKVQPAPAGGLVYDTYYRPGEWVAAGSPVASILPPEYMKVRFFLPEERLGEFQIGAPVEIRMDGLAAPLEGRVSFVSPSAEYTLPIIYSRENRNKLVFLAEVRLAPDQAKQLHPGAPVEVVRKQP comes from the coding sequence ATGAAAAAGAAAAAACCGGCGACGGTACTGCGTCCGCTGATCCTCGTCCTGCTGATCGGCGGGGGCGCGGCGTATTGGCTCACACACAACCGCGACAAGACCAACGAGCATCTGTCGGGTTACGCGGAGGGCGAGATGGTGTACGTCTCCTCACCCATCGCGGGGCAGTTGCAGGACCTGAAGGTGCAGCGCGGCGACCAGTCGCAGGCGGGAGCGGAGCTATTTGGCCTCGAGCGCGAGGAGGAGCGCGAGGCGATGCAGCAGGCGGAGGCCTCGCTGCGCGAAAGCCAGACGCGGCTCTCGAAGGCCAAGCTCGACTACGACCGGGCCAAGAGCCTGCGCGACAAGCGCGTGATCGCGTCGGAGGACTATGATGCGGCGGAGCAGGGATATCTCGCGGCCCAGCACAACGTGAACGCCTACGAGCGCGGCCTGGCGCAGGCAAACTGGCGGTTTTCGCAAAAGGTGCAGCCGGCCCCGGCGGGCGGGCTGGTCTATGATACCTACTACCGTCCCGGCGAGTGGGTGGCGGCGGGTTCGCCCGTGGCCTCGATCCTGCCTCCCGAATATATGAAAGTGCGGTTCTTCCTGCCGGAGGAGCGGCTGGGGGAATTCCAGATCGGCGCGCCGGTGGAGATTCGCATGGACGGGCTGGCGGCTCCGCTGGAGGGCAGGGTGAGCTTTGTCTCGCCCTCAGCCGAGTACACGCTCCCCATCATCTATAGCCGCGAGAACCGCAACAAGCTCGTCTTCCTCGCCGAGGTCCGGCTCGCGCCCGATCAGGCAAAACAACTGCACCCCGGCGCGCCGGTCGAGGTCGTACGCAAACAGCCGTGA
- a CDS encoding TetR/AcrR family transcriptional regulator, producing MPASTEGRILDAAERIFLSRGFHRVSMDELARELAMSKKTLYAHFASKDDLVAGIMRRRVQRVDAEFRAVLAMEAGFDAKVRGLMLGMQRRLGEVSPAFIEDLRRYTPEVFRIVEEYRAQAIPKYLGGLLEEGIREGFIREDVKPVMVVRMLVACVQGILRVDNMMTLDMPPVQALDTILRVIFQGVFTEKAREVLK from the coding sequence ATGCCGGCTTCGACTGAGGGAAGAATCCTCGACGCGGCGGAGCGGATATTTCTGTCGCGGGGGTTTCATCGTGTCTCGATGGACGAACTGGCCCGCGAGCTGGCGATGAGCAAGAAGACGCTTTACGCGCACTTTGCCAGCAAGGACGACCTGGTGGCGGGGATCATGCGCCGCCGGGTGCAGCGGGTGGACGCGGAGTTTCGCGCCGTGCTGGCAATGGAGGCGGGTTTTGACGCGAAGGTGCGCGGGCTGATGCTCGGCATGCAACGGAGGCTGGGCGAGGTGAGTCCGGCGTTTATCGAGGATCTGCGGCGGTACACGCCGGAGGTTTTTCGCATCGTGGAGGAGTACCGGGCGCAGGCGATACCGAAGTATCTCGGCGGGCTGCTGGAGGAGGGGATACGCGAGGGTTTCATTCGCGAGGATGTGAAGCCGGTGATGGTGGTCCGCATGCTGGTGGCATGCGTGCAGGGCATCCTGCGGGTGGATAACATGATGACGCTCGACATGCCGCCGGTGCAGGCGCTCGACACAATCCTGCGCGTGATTTTCCAAGGGGTCTTCACCGAGAAGGCCCGGGAGGTGCTGAAATGA
- a CDS encoding YcbK family protein: protein MSNSDVTSHTTEPLGAQFGRRSALRLLALAGAGLFAGTTRSEAFMGFFSSYTNASPSTLQALRIPADWQATLGPMLPSYAEFLRKAHLKFVSVRQLIEPHTHIRGMVHNSLPPRSMWPNVRSTLKVIDSLADRLDLQVKDVVSVYRSPAYNAKCPGAKSNSFHMRNNAIDIVFPCAPGKVAAMARAMRSSGMFAGGVGRYAGFTHIDTRGNNADW, encoded by the coding sequence ATGAGCAATTCTGACGTTACATCTCATACTACGGAGCCTCTCGGGGCACAGTTTGGCCGGCGTTCGGCGCTGCGGCTGCTTGCTCTTGCCGGTGCGGGACTCTTTGCCGGTACGACGCGATCTGAGGCTTTCATGGGTTTCTTCTCCAGTTATACGAACGCATCGCCCTCGACGTTGCAGGCTTTGAGGATTCCTGCGGATTGGCAGGCGACGCTCGGGCCGATGCTACCCTCGTATGCCGAGTTTTTACGCAAGGCGCACCTGAAGTTCGTATCGGTACGGCAGCTCATCGAGCCCCACACGCATATCCGGGGGATGGTGCACAACTCGCTGCCGCCGAGGTCGATGTGGCCAAATGTGCGCTCGACGCTCAAGGTGATCGATTCCCTGGCAGACCGCCTCGACCTTCAGGTCAAGGACGTCGTATCCGTCTATCGGAGCCCGGCTTACAATGCGAAATGCCCGGGTGCGAAGAGCAATTCCTTCCACATGCGCAACAATGCGATCGACATCGTGTTTCCCTGCGCTCCCGGGAAGGTGGCGGCCATGGCTCGAGCGATGCGCTCAAGCGGGATGTTTGCCGGAGGCGTGGGGCGGTACGCGGGATTCACCCACATCGACACCCGCGGAAACAACGCCGACTGGTAG
- the coxB gene encoding cytochrome c oxidase subunit II: protein MTGVHAQGAGADLPTHMVADMFKPLSRPAEMIHETSLLVLVICAVIFVVVAGLLLYIVVRFRKKATDNTQEPPQIYGSTNIELAWTVIPILITVVLILVTSRTIGEVQNAKLPEDALQIRVVGHQWWWEVHYPQYGIITANEIHIPVSSKDPQKARPTELILQSADVIHSFWVPQLAGKTDLIPNRTNKMWVDPYTIGTYFGNCAEYCGTQHANMLLRVIVDTPENFEKWVANQKAPVPPPQTPQEIEGRRLYYANACVNCHTIGESVSKGIFGPDLTKLMTRQTIGAGVAPLNHENLLSWVRDPQILKVGCLMPNMQLLDNEVEAITAYLETLK from the coding sequence ATGACCGGAGTCCATGCGCAAGGCGCAGGCGCCGATCTTCCGACCCACATGGTCGCGGACATGTTCAAGCCTCTGTCACGTCCGGCAGAGATGATCCATGAGACATCGCTTCTCGTTCTGGTCATTTGCGCTGTCATTTTTGTCGTTGTCGCAGGACTCCTCCTGTACATCGTGGTGCGCTTCCGCAAGAAGGCGACCGACAACACCCAGGAACCACCCCAGATCTACGGCAGCACGAACATCGAGCTCGCCTGGACCGTCATCCCGATCCTCATCACCGTGGTGTTGATCCTCGTGACCAGCCGCACGATCGGTGAAGTGCAGAACGCCAAGCTCCCGGAGGATGCCCTCCAGATCCGCGTCGTAGGTCACCAGTGGTGGTGGGAGGTCCACTACCCGCAGTACGGTATCATTACCGCCAACGAGATTCATATCCCGGTGAGCAGCAAGGATCCCCAGAAAGCCCGACCGACCGAACTGATCCTCCAGTCCGCCGACGTGATCCACTCCTTCTGGGTGCCTCAGCTCGCCGGAAAGACCGATCTCATCCCGAACCGCACCAACAAGATGTGGGTTGACCCGTATACGATCGGCACCTACTTCGGCAATTGCGCCGAGTATTGCGGTACCCAGCACGCCAACATGCTCCTGCGCGTGATCGTTGACACCCCCGAAAATTTCGAGAAGTGGGTCGCCAACCAAAAGGCTCCCGTCCCGCCCCCGCAGACTCCGCAGGAAATCGAAGGCCGCCGCCTTTACTACGCGAATGCCTGTGTAAACTGCCATACGATCGGCGAGAGCGTTTCCAAGGGAATCTTCGGCCCCGACCTCACCAAACTCATGACCCGCCAGACGATCGGCGCGGGCGTTGCTCCGCTGAACCACGAGAATCTCCTGAGCTGGGTCCGCGATCCGCAGATCCTTAAGGTCGGCTGTCTCATGCCGAACATGCAACTCCTCGATAACGAGGTCGAAGCCATCACGGCCTACCTCGAAACGCTGAAATAA
- the ctaD gene encoding cytochrome c oxidase subunit I codes for MASETIVDPDFKVPAPERVGEEGKTWSHVIQNLVFTVDHKKLGLMYIGSGLLFFVVAGIMATLIRVQLFFPRSTFLDPDVFNRFFTMHGTAMVFLVGMPMIFGFANYLIPIMIGTRDMAYPRLNAFGFWVFFFSGLLLYFSYFGAPGLYNAGSAPDVGWFAYSPLTAKAFSRGHSTDYWTLSILLGGIGSLATSINILVTTFCLRCKGMTLGRMPLFVWLFVVVAFLVIIALPPLSACQIMLTLDRYLGAKFFDTQAGGDAVLWQHFFWIFGHPEVYILILPGFAIANEIIPVFSRKPIFGYPIMVAATVMIAFISLGVWAHHMFTVGMTSLGNTFFAISTMVIAVPTGIKIFNWLGTMWGGKLHFELPMIFCLAFLFQFLIAGLTGVMLSVVPFDWQLSDSYFVVAHFHYVLIGALLYTLFAGIYYWYPKAFGRMPNRKLGLWHFWLFTIGFHLTFFPQHISGFLGMPRRIFTYEAGRGWEIWNQLSTIGVIIQIPGILFFVFNLIYSYFKGEEAGDDPWDAWTLEWATTSPPPEYNFEKTPEVRSRRPLWDLKHPDDPDWKFE; via the coding sequence ATGGCTAGTGAAACGATCGTAGATCCGGACTTTAAAGTCCCTGCGCCCGAGCGTGTGGGCGAGGAAGGCAAGACGTGGTCCCACGTCATCCAGAACCTGGTCTTCACCGTCGACCACAAGAAGCTCGGCTTGATGTATATCGGCTCGGGCCTGCTCTTCTTCGTCGTGGCTGGCATCATGGCCACGCTCATCCGCGTCCAGCTGTTTTTCCCGCGCAGCACTTTCCTCGACCCGGATGTCTTCAACCGTTTCTTTACGATGCACGGCACGGCCATGGTGTTCCTGGTCGGCATGCCGATGATCTTCGGTTTCGCCAACTACCTGATCCCGATCATGATCGGCACGCGGGACATGGCGTACCCCCGCCTGAATGCCTTCGGCTTCTGGGTGTTTTTCTTTTCCGGCCTCCTGTTGTACTTCAGCTACTTCGGTGCCCCCGGCCTCTACAATGCCGGTTCCGCTCCCGATGTCGGCTGGTTCGCCTATTCGCCGCTCACGGCAAAGGCGTTCTCCCGCGGACACAGCACGGATTACTGGACCCTCTCGATCCTGCTCGGCGGTATCGGCAGCTTGGCAACCTCGATCAATATCCTGGTCACCACCTTCTGCCTGCGCTGCAAGGGCATGACTCTGGGTCGCATGCCACTTTTCGTGTGGCTCTTCGTCGTGGTGGCCTTCCTGGTCATCATCGCTCTGCCGCCTCTTTCGGCCTGCCAGATCATGCTCACGCTCGATCGTTACCTCGGGGCGAAGTTCTTCGACACCCAGGCTGGCGGCGACGCCGTCCTGTGGCAGCACTTCTTCTGGATCTTCGGGCACCCCGAGGTGTACATCCTGATCCTTCCCGGCTTCGCCATCGCAAACGAAATCATCCCGGTCTTCTCCCGCAAGCCCATCTTTGGCTACCCGATCATGGTGGCCGCCACGGTGATGATCGCCTTCATTTCCCTCGGTGTGTGGGCTCACCACATGTTCACCGTCGGCATGACCTCGCTGGGCAACACCTTCTTCGCCATCTCCACGATGGTCATTGCGGTGCCAACCGGCATCAAGATCTTCAACTGGCTGGGTACCATGTGGGGCGGCAAGCTTCACTTCGAACTCCCGATGATCTTCTGTCTGGCGTTCCTCTTTCAGTTCCTGATCGCCGGTCTTACCGGTGTAATGCTCTCGGTGGTGCCGTTTGACTGGCAGCTGAGCGACTCGTACTTCGTCGTCGCCCACTTCCACTACGTGCTCATCGGCGCGTTGCTCTATACGCTCTTCGCCGGCATCTACTACTGGTACCCGAAGGCCTTTGGCCGCATGCCCAATCGCAAGCTCGGTTTGTGGCACTTCTGGCTCTTTACCATCGGATTCCACCTGACCTTCTTCCCTCAGCACATCTCGGGCTTCCTCGGCATGCCTCGCCGTATCTTCACCTACGAGGCTGGCCGTGGATGGGAGATCTGGAACCAGCTTTCCACCATCGGCGTGATCATCCAGATCCCGGGCATCCTCTTCTTTGTCTTCAACCTCATCTACTCGTATTTCAAGGGCGAGGAAGCAGGCGACGATCCGTGGGATGCATGGACCCTCGAGTGGGCCACGACCTCCCCTCCGCCGGAATACAACTTTGAGAAAACACCGGAAGTGCGCAGCCGCCGTCCTCTGTGGGACCTGAAGCACCCCGACGACCCTGACTGGAAATTCGAATGA
- a CDS encoding cytochrome c oxidase subunit 3 — MSSAELTNTDSDWKLPSQRKVGMICLIITESALFTIFVVAYVWYMGKSLNGPFPKEVLHVPWLASIALFGSSFTVTIAEKFLHKGNRALFHVWWLLTIALGAYFVYFTGAEWYHLIYKENLTISTNVFGSTFYALVGLHASHVIIGLILLSIVVISSFRGKLDPGHSEHVEMIAWYWHFVDAIWVVVLTLVYFISVNY, encoded by the coding sequence ATGAGCTCCGCTGAACTGACCAACACTGACTCCGACTGGAAGCTGCCATCACAGCGCAAAGTCGGGATGATCTGCCTGATCATTACCGAATCCGCGCTGTTCACCATCTTCGTCGTCGCCTACGTCTGGTACATGGGCAAGAGCCTCAACGGACCCTTTCCCAAGGAAGTTCTGCACGTGCCCTGGCTCGCGAGCATCGCGCTCTTCGGCAGTTCCTTCACCGTGACGATCGCGGAGAAGTTCCTGCACAAGGGCAACCGCGCGCTCTTCCACGTCTGGTGGCTCCTTACCATCGCACTGGGCGCGTACTTCGTCTACTTCACCGGGGCGGAGTGGTATCACCTGATCTACAAGGAAAACCTCACGATCAGTACCAACGTCTTTGGCTCGACCTTCTACGCGTTGGTCGGCCTCCACGCCAGCCACGTCATTATCGGCCTCATCCTGCTCTCGATCGTCGTGATCTCCAGCTTCCGCGGGAAACTGGATCCCGGCCACTCCGAGCACGTCGAGATGATCGCGTGGTACTGGCACTTCGTCGATGCCATCTGGGTCGTCGTTCTCACTCTGGTCTATTTCATCAGCGTCAACTACTAG
- a CDS encoding c-type cytochrome, translating into MKIAALSLACISAIALSGCDNVPGRPKKEDRRPEPHHVTDFKTLYSQNCAGCHGNGQSVGPVIAMNDPLYLSILPKEQMRQIVTNGRAENGMPAFSLANGGSLTNEQIGIIVDNIYAWAKNPPPANAPAYSAPIGDVARGAAVFAANCASCHGADGKGLKDKAGSVVNPAYLGLVSDQYLRTIAIAGRNDLGCPDFASRVPGKAMTSEEISDVVAWLASHRENEFGQKLAPAQQ; encoded by the coding sequence GTGAAAATCGCCGCCCTTTCCCTAGCCTGTATCTCGGCCATCGCCCTCTCGGGCTGTGACAACGTGCCCGGTCGCCCCAAGAAGGAAGACCGCCGCCCCGAGCCGCATCACGTCACCGACTTCAAGACGCTCTACAGCCAGAACTGCGCCGGTTGCCACGGTAATGGCCAGTCTGTCGGCCCCGTCATCGCGATGAACGACCCGCTCTATCTGTCGATCCTGCCCAAGGAGCAGATGCGCCAGATCGTAACCAACGGCCGCGCCGAGAACGGCATGCCCGCCTTTTCACTGGCCAATGGCGGTTCACTCACCAACGAGCAGATCGGCATCATCGTCGACAACATCTACGCGTGGGCCAAAAACCCGCCGCCAGCCAACGCCCCGGCCTACAGCGCCCCGATCGGCGACGTCGCCCGCGGAGCCGCAGTCTTCGCCGCGAATTGCGCGAGCTGCCACGGTGCGGACGGCAAAGGCCTGAAGGACAAGGCGGGCTCGGTCGTCAACCCGGCCTACCTCGGCCTCGTGTCCGACCAGTATCTCCGCACCATCGCCATCGCTGGCCGCAACGATCTCGGGTGCCCCGATTTCGCCAGCCGCGTCCCCGGCAAGGCAATGACCAGCGAGGAAATCAGCGATGTCGTCGCCTGGCTGGCGTCGCACCGTGAGAATGAATTTGGCCAGAAGCTGGCCCCGGCCCAGCAGTAA
- a CDS encoding ubiquinol-cytochrome c reductase iron-sulfur subunit has product MTTETNNDKPCGCDHTPEPKKTSRRDFLLLLGFGLNAIAGAMIGIPLIGYLLSTFFKSYPLQWISLGPVTKFPEGTTRLASYLNPDHREWDGQTAEIPCWVRRIQENDFQVFAINCTHLGCPVRWFEESKLFMCPCHGGAFYENGEHAAGPPPRGLYEYPFKVENNELFIQGGILPTLANPMDDKKPRH; this is encoded by the coding sequence ATGACCACCGAGACGAATAACGACAAACCCTGCGGGTGTGACCACACGCCGGAGCCGAAGAAGACTTCGCGCCGCGACTTTCTCCTCCTGCTTGGCTTCGGTCTGAACGCCATCGCCGGCGCCATGATCGGCATCCCGCTCATCGGCTACCTGCTTTCCACCTTCTTCAAGAGCTACCCGCTCCAATGGATCTCGCTCGGCCCGGTGACGAAGTTCCCCGAGGGAACCACCCGCCTCGCCAGCTACCTGAACCCCGACCACCGCGAATGGGACGGCCAGACTGCGGAGATCCCCTGCTGGGTGCGCCGCATCCAGGAGAATGACTTCCAGGTCTTCGCCATCAACTGCACCCACCTCGGCTGCCCGGTCCGCTGGTTTGAGGAGTCCAAGCTTTTCATGTGCCCCTGCCACGGCGGCGCCTTCTATGAGAATGGCGAGCACGCCGCAGGCCCGCCGCCCCGCGGCCTCTACGAGTACCCCTTCAAGGTGGAAAACAACGAACTGTTCATCCAGGGCGGCATCCTTCCGACGCTCGCCAATCCCATGGACGACAAGAAGCCCCGGCACTAA
- a CDS encoding cytochrome b N-terminal domain-containing protein produces MNGKALIQALNGVYEWVDKRLHVTDLFNHTAGHPIPKSSASWFYVFGSATLLCFMIQLLTGCLLALVYVPSAAEAYTTLEYLTFRQELGWFLRATHYWGSNFMVGIMLIHVTQVFLFGAYKYPREITWMSGVVLMLLTLGLAFTGQVMRFDEDAYWGLGIGAAIAGRSPMIGQQVVNFMLGGPIIASETLSRFFTLHVFVLPGSVLALVALHLRMVLTKGINEYPKPGQIVRKETYDKEYATIIKKEGIPFFPHGIWKDLVAASIVIGGILFCVLMFGPKGPLGEPNPTQIDTVPRPDFFFLWIFAIAALMPDYMETFMLLVAPPIIIGLLFILPFINNTGEKSWRRRPIAVLSVILIYLSLGLLTYLGQTSPWSPDMKAWSGAETPREFVEGRSPLELQGLAVLQNKQCRNCHAIDGIGGHRGPDLADVGTRLTKDQLVRQIIQGGGNMPAYGKNLSPYETEALVAYMVSLHPKDELPARDSTIPATPAPLSVQEGEQHEAVGAH; encoded by the coding sequence ATGAACGGCAAGGCTCTTATCCAGGCTCTGAACGGTGTGTACGAGTGGGTCGACAAGCGACTCCACGTCACGGACCTCTTCAATCACACCGCCGGCCACCCGATCCCGAAAAGCTCCGCGAGCTGGTTCTACGTCTTCGGCAGCGCCACGTTGCTCTGCTTCATGATCCAGCTCCTGACGGGCTGCCTGCTGGCGCTCGTCTACGTGCCCTCGGCCGCCGAGGCCTACACCACGCTGGAGTATCTGACTTTCCGGCAGGAACTTGGCTGGTTCCTCCGCGCCACGCACTACTGGGGGTCCAATTTCATGGTGGGCATCATGCTCATCCACGTCACTCAGGTCTTCCTCTTCGGTGCCTACAAGTACCCGCGTGAGATCACCTGGATGTCCGGCGTGGTCCTCATGCTCCTCACACTCGGCCTCGCCTTCACTGGCCAGGTGATGCGTTTTGACGAGGACGCCTACTGGGGTCTCGGCATCGGCGCCGCCATCGCCGGTCGTTCGCCGATGATTGGCCAGCAGGTGGTGAACTTCATGCTCGGCGGTCCCATCATCGCCAGCGAGACGCTATCGCGCTTCTTCACCCTGCACGTCTTCGTCCTCCCGGGTTCCGTCCTCGCCCTTGTGGCCCTGCACCTCCGCATGGTGCTGACCAAAGGCATTAACGAATACCCGAAGCCCGGCCAGATCGTTCGCAAGGAGACCTACGACAAGGAATACGCCACGATCATCAAGAAGGAGGGCATCCCGTTCTTCCCGCACGGTATCTGGAAGGATCTCGTCGCGGCATCCATCGTTATCGGCGGCATCCTCTTCTGCGTCCTCATGTTCGGTCCCAAGGGGCCGCTCGGTGAGCCAAATCCGACGCAGATCGACACGGTGCCCCGGCCGGACTTCTTCTTCCTCTGGATCTTCGCCATCGCGGCGCTCATGCCGGACTACATGGAGACATTCATGCTCCTCGTGGCTCCGCCGATCATTATCGGGTTGCTCTTCATCCTGCCGTTCATCAACAACACGGGTGAAAAGAGCTGGCGTCGTCGTCCGATCGCGGTCCTCTCCGTTATTCTTATCTACCTCTCGCTCGGCCTCCTCACCTACCTCGGCCAGACCTCTCCCTGGTCTCCCGATATGAAGGCATGGTCGGGTGCGGAAACGCCGCGCGAGTTCGTCGAAGGCCGTTCGCCGCTGGAGCTTCAGGGTCTGGCCGTGCTGCAGAACAAGCAGTGCCGCAATTGCCATGCCATCGACGGCATCGGCGGTCATCGCGGCCCCGATCTCGCCGACGTGGGCACCCGCCTCACGAAGGATCAGCTTGTGCGCCAGATTATTCAGGGTGGCGGCAACATGCCCGCCTACGGTAAGAATCTCTCCCCGTATGAGACCGAAGCCCTTGTTGCCTACATGGTCTCCCTGCATCCCAAGGACGAACTGCCCGCGCGCGACTCGACCATCCCGGCCACTCCCGCGCCGCTGTCCGTCCAGGAAGGCGAACAGCACGAAGCCGTGGGTGCTCACTAG